A genomic segment from Phragmites australis chromosome 6, lpPhrAust1.1, whole genome shotgun sequence encodes:
- the LOC133922521 gene encoding uncharacterized protein LOC133922521: protein MSAVVCGKRSSIFADELIPSSSSPPSPPQHQHHPSKRSRCSPARAFDDAARRREALVHHLLTRFPHMDPQLLERALEASGDDLDSAIKSLNELRLESAEACESENGYPSALKLSAEGAVSNGHLDVVTENPPATDNCQTSHHSSEWVELFVKEMMSSSDIDDARARTSRALEVFEKFIMERIGAEAVQNLHRENVMLKEQLAIILRENAVLKRGVAIQHERQQEFDVKTQEVDSLKQLVLQYQEQLKTLELNNYALRVHLKQAQQNSSMPGHFPPDVF from the exons ATGTCTGCGGTAGTGTGCGGCAAGAGGTCCTCCATCTTCGCCGACGAGCTcatcccttcctcctcctcccctccctcccctccccaacACCAACACCACCCTTCCAAGAGGTCCCGCTGCTCCCCGGCCCGCGCCTTCGACGACGCCGCGCGGCGGAGGGAGGCTCTCGTCCACCACCTCCTCACCCGCTTTCCTCACATGGATCCCCAG TTGCTTGAAAGAGCTCTTGAGGCATCTGGAGATGATTTAGATTCTGCAATAAAGAGTTTGAATGAGCTGCGCCTGGAGTCAGCTGAGGCTTGTGAATCTGAGAATGGCTATCCTTCAGCTCTTAAGTTGTCGGCTGAGG GTGCTGTTAGTAATGGCCATTTGGATGTAGTAACTGAAAACCCACCTGCAACTGATAATTGTCAGACTAGTCATCATAGTTCTGAGTGGGTTGAGCTATTTGTCAAAGAGATGATGAGCTCCTCCGACATAGATGATGCACGAGCTCGCACCTCCAGGGCTTTGGAGGTGTTTGAAAAATTCATCATGGAGCGAATAGGGGCCGAAGCAGTGCAGAACTTGCACAGG GAAAATGTGATGCTAAAGGAGCAACTGGCAATCATTCTGCGAGAGAATGCTGTTCTGAAGCGGGGTGTTGCAATACAACATGAGCGCCAACAAGAGTTTGATGTGAAGACTCAGGAGGTTGACAGCCTGAAACAGTTGGTTTTGCAGTATCAGGAGCAGCTAAAAACTCTTGAG CTAAATAATTATGCACTTAGAGTTCATCTGAAGCAGGCTCAACAGAACAGTTCTATGCCTGGCCATTTTCCGCCTGATGTCTTCTAA
- the LOC133922522 gene encoding probable sucrose-phosphate synthase 2: MAGNDNWINSYLDAILDAGKAAIGGDRPSLLLRERGHFSPARYFVEEVITGYDETDLYKTWLRANAMRSPQERNTRLENMTWRIWNLARKKKEFEKEEACRMLKRQPDTEKTRADATADMSEDLFEGEKGEDAGDPSVAYGDSTTGSSPKTSSIDKLYIVLISLHGLVRGENMELGRDSDTGGQVKYVVELAKALSSSPGVYRVDLLTRQILAPNFDRSYGEPAELLVSTSGKNSKQERGENSGAYIIRIPFGPKDKYLPKEHLWPFIQEFVDGALSHIVRMSKAIGEEISCGHPVWPAVIHGHYASAGIAAALLSGALNLPMAFTGHFLGKDKLEGLLKQGRQTREQINMTYKIMCRIEAEELSLDASEIVIASTRQEIEEQWNLYDGFEVILARKLRARVKRGANCYGRFMPRMVIIPPGVEFGHIIHEFDMDGEEDNPSPASEDPPIWSQIMRFFTNPRKPMILAVARPYPEKNITTLVKAFGECRPLRELANLTLIMGNREAISKMHNMSAAVLTSVLTLIDEYDLYGQVAYPKHHKHSEVPDIYRLAARTKGAFVNVAYFEQFGVTLIEAAMNGLPIIATKNGAPVEINQVLNNGLLVDPHDQNAIADALYKLLSDKQLWSRCRENGLKNIHQFSWPEHCKNYLSRILTLGQRSPAIGNKEERSSAPISGRKHIIVFSVDSVSKEDLVRIIRNAIEVIHTEKISGSIGFVLSTSLTISEIHSLLVSAGMLPTDFDAFICNSGSNIYYPSYYGEMPSNSKVTFVLDQNHQSHIEYRWGGEGLRKYLVKWATSVVERKGRIERQIIFEDPEHSSTYCLTFKVVNPNHLPPLKELRKLMRIQSLRCNALYNHSATRLSVVPIHASRSQALRYLCIRWGIKVPNVAVLVGESGDSDYEELLGGLHRTVILKGEFNLPANRIHTVRRYPLQDVVALDSSNIIGVEGYSTDDMKSALQQMGILTQ, translated from the exons TTTGAGAAAGAAGAAGCCTGTCGTATGTTGAAACGCCAGCCAGACACCGAGAAAACACGAGCTGATGCTACTGCAGATATGTCTGAAGATCTGTTTGAAGGAGAAAAGGGAGAAGATGCTGGTGATCCATCTGTTGCATATGGTGACAGCACCACAGGGAGCTCACCTAAGACAAGTTCAATTGACAAGCTATACATAGTATTGATCAG TCTACATGGTCTAGTCCGCGGTGAGAATATGGAGCTAGGCCGAGATTCAGATACTGGTGGCCAG GTAAAATATGTGGTTGAACTTGCTAAAGCATTGAGTTCATCTCCTGGAGTTTACCGGGTTGATCTGTTAACAAGACAAATCTTAGCACCAAATTTTGATCGTAGTTATGGTGAACCTGCAGAACTGTTGGTTTCAACAAGCGGTAAAAATTCTAAACAGGAAAGAGGAGAGAATAGTGGTGCATATATCATTCGGATACCATTTGGTCCAAAAGACAAGTATCTACCTAAAGAACATCTATGGCCTTTCATTCAAGAATTTGTTGATGGTGCACTCAGCCATATTGTGAGAATGTCAAAAGCCATAGGTGAAGAAATTAGCTGTGGGCATCCAGTATGGCCTGCTGTGATTCATGGGCATTATGCCAGTGCAGGAATTGCTGCTGCTCTGCTTTCTGGAGCACTTAACCTTCCTATGGCGTTCACAGGACATTTTCTCGGGAAAGATAAATTGGAAGGGCTTCTCAAACAAGGGCGACAAACAAGGGAACAAATAAATATGACATACAAAATAATGTGCCGGATTGAGGCAGAGGAGTTATCTCTTGATGCATCTGAAATTGTTATTGCAAGCACTAGGCAAGAGATAGAAGAGCAGTGGAACCTGTATGATGGTTTTGAGGTTATACTCGCAAGGAAGCTTCGAGCAAGAGTCAAACGTGGTGCTAATTGTTATGGCCGTTTTATGCCTCGTATGGTT ATAATTCCTCCTGGAGTTGAATTTGGTCATATCATTCATGAATTTGATATGGATGGTGAAGAAGACAATCCATCCCCAGCCTCTGAGGATCCACCTATTTGGTCTCAG ATTATGCGCTTCTTTACAAATCCTAGGAAGCCTATGATTCTAGCTGTTGCTCGCCCGTATCCTGAAAAGAATATTACAACGCTTGTAAAGGCATTTGGTGAATGTCGGCCACTAAGGGAGCTTGCAAATCTT ACATTGATAATGGGTAACCGCGAAGCTATTTCTAAGATGCACAATATGAGTGCTGCTGTCTTGACATCAGTGCTTACGTTGATTGATGAATACGATTTGTATGGTCAAGTGGCATACCCCAAGCATCATAAGCACTCAGAAGTTCCTGACATTTATCGTTTAGCCGCAAGAACTAAG GGTGCTTTTGTAAATGTAGCTTACTTTGAGCAATTTGGGGTTACTCTGATAGAG GCTGCTATGAATGGTTTGCCTATAATTGCAACAAAAAACGGAGCCCCTGTTGAAATTAATCAG GTTCTGAACAATGGTCTCCTTGTTGATCCGCATGATCAGAATGCCATTGCAGATGCACTCTATAAACTTCTTTCTGACAAGCAACTTTGGTCAAGGTGCAGAGAGAATGGGCTGAAAAATATCCACCAATTCTCATGGCCTGAACACTGCAAGAATTACTTATCAAGGATATTGACTCTTGGCCAAAGGTCTCCTGCTATTGGTAACAAAGAGGAGCGCAGTAGTGCACCTATTTCAGGAAGGAAGCATATCATTGTTTTTTCTGTAGACTCTGTTAGCAAGGAAGATCTAGTCCGGATCATAAGAAATGCTATTGAGGTCATACATACAGAAAAAATATCGGGTTCAATTGGTTTTGTGCTGTCAACTTCACTGACCATATCGGAGATACATTCGCTGCTAGTCTCTGCAGGCATGCTTCCTACTGATTTCGATGCTTTCATCTGCAATAGTGGGAGTAACATTTACTATCCTTCATATTATGGTGAAATGCCAAGCAATTCCAAGGTTACATTTGTATTAGATCAGAATCACCAGTCACATATCGAGTATCGTTGGGGAGGAGAAGGCCTAAGGAAGTATCTAGTGAAGTGGGCTACTTCAGTGGTAGAAAGAAAGGGGAGAATCGAGAGGCAAATTATTTTTGAAGATCCAGAACACTCTTCAACCTATTGTCTCACATTTAAAGTGGTCAATCCAAATCAT CTACCTCCTTTAAAGGAGTTGAGGAAGTTGATGAGAATCCAATCTCTCCGTTGCAACGCGCTATATAACCACAGTGCTACCAGACTATCTGTAGTTCCTATTCACGCATCACGTTCTCAGGCCCTAAG GTACTTGTGTATACGTTGGGGGATAAAGGTGCCAAATGTTGCAGTCCTTGTCGGTGAAAGTGGTGATTCAGATTATGAAGAACTGCTGGGAGGTCTCCACAGGACTGTCATCCTGAAGGGAGAATTCAACCTTCCTGCAAACAGGATACATACTGTCAGGAGATACCCCTTGCAGGATGTGGTCGCACTTGACAGCTCAAATATCATCGGCGTTGAGGGTTACAGCACAGATGACATGAAGTCTGCTCTGCAGCAGATGGGTATACTGACACAATAA